A portion of the Enterobacter sp. SA187 genome contains these proteins:
- the fliL gene encoding flagellar basal body-associated protein FliL, with translation MTDSAIPKKSKRGIWIPLLVLITLAACATAGYSYWRMQQHPADASVKAELPPPPAPVFFALDTFTVNLGDADRVLYVGITLRLKDDATRTRLSEYLPEVRSRLLLLFSRQDASQLATAEGKQKLVDAIKDTLSSPLVAGQPKQEVTDVLYTAFILR, from the coding sequence ATGACTGACTCCGCCATTCCCAAAAAAAGTAAGCGTGGGATCTGGATCCCGCTGTTGGTGTTAATCACCCTCGCTGCGTGCGCCACCGCTGGATACAGCTACTGGCGTATGCAACAGCATCCGGCAGACGCCAGCGTAAAAGCAGAATTACCGCCGCCTCCGGCACCGGTCTTCTTTGCTCTCGATACCTTTACCGTGAACCTGGGCGACGCCGATCGGGTGTTGTACGTGGGGATCACCCTGCGTCTGAAAGATGACGCGACCCGTACCCGTTTGAGCGAATATCTTCCGGAAGTGCGTAGCCGCTTACTGTTACTTTTCTCGCGCCAGGATGCGTCACAACTGGCGACCGCAGAAGGCAAGCAGAAACTCGTGGACGCGATTAAAGATACGCTCTCTTCGCCGTTAGTCGCCGGGCAACCGAAGCAGGAAGTGACTGACGTTCTTTATACAGCTTTCATTTTGCGGTAA
- the fliO gene encoding flagellar biosynthetic protein FliO, which produces MKTQATVAHPSAVPGSPLLQVSGALLGIIALILVAAWVAKRVGFAGKTASARGLKVSASTTVGPRERVVIVDVEDARLVLGITASNISLLHTLPPAQPEPEGLKENTPDFQAVLKNLLKRSGRS; this is translated from the coding sequence ATGAAAACCCAGGCAACCGTTGCCCATCCTTCTGCCGTACCCGGTTCGCCGCTGCTACAGGTCAGCGGCGCACTGCTGGGCATTATTGCCCTGATCCTGGTGGCGGCATGGGTGGCGAAACGCGTGGGCTTTGCCGGTAAAACCGCCAGCGCGCGCGGCCTGAAGGTCAGCGCCAGCACCACGGTCGGCCCGCGCGAGCGCGTGGTGATCGTCGACGTGGAAGACGCCCGTCTGGTGCTGGGTATTACCGCGTCAAACATTTCCCTGTTGCACACCCTGCCGCCCGCCCAGCCGGAGCCGGAAGGTCTGAAAGAGAACACCCCGGATTTCCAGGCCGTGTTGAAGAATTTGCTCAAGCGTTCCGGGAGATCCTGA
- the fliN gene encoding flagellar motor switch protein FliN yields the protein MSDMNNPSDENNEAMDDIWADALNEQKTTTSSKSSADAVFQQFGGGDVSGTLQDIDLIMDIPVKLTVELGRTRMTIKELLRLTQGSVVALEGLAGEPLDILINGYLIAQGEVVVVADKYGVRITDIITPSERMRRLSR from the coding sequence ATGAGTGACATGAACAATCCGTCCGATGAAAACAACGAAGCAATGGACGATATCTGGGCTGATGCGTTAAACGAACAGAAAACCACCACCAGCAGCAAAAGCTCCGCTGATGCGGTGTTCCAGCAGTTTGGCGGCGGCGATGTCAGCGGCACACTGCAGGACATCGATCTGATTATGGATATTCCGGTCAAGCTGACCGTGGAGCTGGGCCGTACCCGCATGACCATCAAAGAGCTGCTGCGTCTGACGCAGGGTTCCGTGGTGGCGCTGGAAGGTCTGGCCGGTGAGCCGCTGGATATTCTGATCAACGGTTATCTGATCGCACAGGGCGAAGTTGTGGTGGTGGCGGATAAATACGGCGTGCGTATTACCGACATCATTACCCCGTCTGAGCGTATGCGTCGCCTGAGCCGCTGA
- the fliM gene encoding flagellar motor switch protein FliM, protein MGDSILSQAEIDALLNGDSDSNDAPKPGEGFESEIRPYDPNTQRRVVRERLQALEIINERFARQFRMGLFNLLRRSPDITVGAIRIQPYHEFARNLPVPTNLNLIHLKPLRGTGLFVFSPSLVFIAVDNLFGGDGRFPTKVEGREFTHTEQRVINRMLKLALEGYSDAWKAIHPLDVEYVRSEMQVKFTNITTSPNDIVVNTPFHVEIGNLTGEFNICLPFSMIEPLRETLVNPPLENSRNEDQNWRDNLVRQVQHSELELIANFGDVPLRLSQILKLQPGDVLPIEKPDRIIAHVDGVPVLTSQYGTINGQYALRVEHLINPILNSLNEEQPK, encoded by the coding sequence ATGGGCGACAGTATTCTCTCTCAGGCTGAAATCGATGCGCTGCTCAACGGCGACAGCGATAGTAACGATGCTCCAAAACCCGGTGAGGGTTTTGAGAGCGAAATTCGCCCTTATGATCCCAACACTCAGCGTCGCGTGGTGCGAGAGCGTTTACAGGCGCTGGAGATCATTAACGAACGTTTTGCGCGTCAGTTCCGTATGGGGCTGTTTAACCTGTTACGTCGTAGCCCGGATATTACCGTCGGCGCGATCCGTATTCAGCCGTATCACGAGTTTGCGCGTAACCTGCCGGTACCGACAAACCTTAACCTGATCCACCTGAAACCGTTACGCGGCACCGGGCTGTTTGTGTTTTCCCCAAGCCTGGTGTTTATCGCCGTGGATAACCTGTTTGGTGGCGATGGCCGCTTCCCGACGAAAGTGGAAGGCCGTGAATTTACCCATACCGAGCAGCGCGTGATCAACCGCATGCTGAAGCTGGCGCTGGAAGGCTACAGCGATGCATGGAAAGCGATCCACCCGCTGGACGTGGAATATGTGCGTTCGGAGATGCAGGTTAAATTTACCAACATCACCACGTCGCCGAACGATATTGTCGTCAATACCCCTTTCCACGTGGAAATCGGTAACCTGACGGGCGAGTTTAATATCTGTCTGCCCTTCAGCATGATTGAGCCGCTGCGTGAAACCCTGGTTAACCCGCCGCTGGAGAACTCCCGCAACGAGGACCAGAACTGGCGCGATAACCTGGTACGTCAGGTTCAGCACTCTGAGCTGGAGCTGATCGCAAACTTCGGCGATGTACCCCTGCGTCTGTCGCAGATCCTGAAACTGCAACCCGGTGACGTGTTGCCGATCGAAAAACCCGATCGCATCATTGCCCATGTGGACGGTGTGCCTGTGCTCACCAGCCAGTACGGCACGATTAACGGCCAGTACGCCCTGCGTGTAGAGCATTTGATCAACCCGATCTTGAATTCGCTGAATGAGGAACAGCCCAAATGA